Proteins encoded within one genomic window of Hermetia illucens chromosome 2, iHerIll2.2.curated.20191125, whole genome shotgun sequence:
- the LOC119649867 gene encoding pupal cuticle protein Edg-78E-like: MFKAFVIAVILGLAAADHINKDAQTKSFVNDVAPDGQFRYGFDTTNGINVQESGNADAVQGNFKWVSPEGEAVETAYVADVNGYQPTGSHIPVAPPVPEYIVRALEWIRAHPQKEELIKSRY, translated from the coding sequence TTCGTTATCGCCGTTATTTTGGGATTAGCTGCcgctgaccacatcaacaaGGATGCTCAAACCAAGAGCTTCGTCAACGATGTTGCTCCAGACGGTCAATTCCGTTATGGATTCGACACCACCAACGGAATCAACGTCCAAGAAAGTGGAAACGCTGATGCCGTCCAAGGAAACTTCAAATGGGTATCACCTGAAGGCGAAGCCGTAGAAACTGCCTACGTTGCTGATGTCAATGGATACCAACCAACTGGATCCCACATCCCAGTTGCTCCACCAGTACCAGAATACATCGTCCGTGCTTTGGAATGGATCCGCGCTCAtccacaaaaggaagaactaatCAAGTCCCGTTACTAA